In Oceanispirochaeta sp., one DNA window encodes the following:
- the htpG gene encoding molecular chaperone HtpG translates to MSKRKFKTEVNQLLDLLIHSLYSHSEIFLRELISNSSDALDRLKYLTLTDGSLKNLEWDPRIDIVIDKDDKKTLTIKDNGIGMSDEDLADSLGTIARSGTKNFLSNLSGDARKDSNLIGQFGVGFYSIFMVADKVDVITRKAGEEAGWKWSSDGREGYSLDPAEREEGQGTSVILHLNDTGKEYANRYDLEQIIKKYSNHIAFPIFLHYESSKYEGEGDDRKEIKEDKVEQINSASALWKRSAKEIKDDEYNEFYKSISNDMEDPLHRIHTRAEGTLEYNTLFFIPKKAPFDMYQADYKPGVKLYVRRVFITDDDKELLPTYLRFIRGIIDSEDLPLNVSREILQKNKILSSIKNASVKKILGELKKLSEKEEEYNGFIEQYNRPLKEGVYSDYANKEDLMELIRFKSTSVEGWTSLASYTDRMTDDQKSIYFITGDNESTLRTSPLLEAYRKKGIEVLIMNDDIDEIVAPMMGTYKEKEMKAVNKSGSTDDLKTDEDKEKEKTIKPLLEKIKEILGDEVKDVISSSRLHESPSCIVADENDPTAQMQQMLKAMGQTEMPEIKPILEVNPDHAIVKQLQGSSDKALLEDVSFLLLGQAILAEGAPLKDPHTFAQRLNRVMEKAL, encoded by the coding sequence GTGTCAAAAAGAAAATTTAAAACAGAAGTGAATCAACTTCTAGACCTTCTGATTCACTCCCTTTATTCTCACAGTGAAATCTTCCTCAGGGAATTGATTTCGAACTCTTCCGATGCTCTGGACAGACTGAAATATTTGACCCTGACAGATGGGTCATTGAAAAATTTGGAATGGGACCCTCGGATTGATATTGTCATTGATAAAGATGACAAGAAGACTCTGACCATCAAAGATAATGGTATTGGAATGAGTGATGAGGATCTGGCGGATTCTCTGGGAACTATCGCCCGGTCAGGAACCAAAAACTTCCTCAGTAACTTATCCGGTGACGCCCGAAAAGATTCCAATTTAATCGGTCAGTTCGGTGTTGGATTCTACTCCATTTTCATGGTGGCCGACAAAGTGGATGTCATCACGAGAAAAGCTGGAGAAGAAGCTGGCTGGAAATGGAGCAGTGACGGACGGGAAGGGTATTCCCTGGATCCTGCGGAACGGGAGGAAGGACAGGGTACCTCTGTCATCCTTCATCTTAACGACACCGGAAAAGAATATGCCAACCGCTATGATCTGGAACAGATTATTAAAAAATACTCCAATCATATTGCCTTTCCCATTTTTCTCCACTATGAATCCAGCAAGTATGAGGGTGAGGGAGATGACAGGAAAGAGATCAAAGAGGATAAGGTCGAACAGATCAATTCCGCTTCGGCTCTATGGAAACGATCTGCCAAAGAAATTAAGGATGATGAGTATAATGAGTTTTATAAGTCCATTTCCAATGATATGGAAGATCCTCTTCATCGAATCCACACCCGGGCAGAAGGAACACTGGAGTATAACACACTGTTTTTTATCCCCAAAAAAGCTCCCTTCGACATGTATCAGGCCGATTATAAACCTGGTGTGAAACTCTATGTCCGTCGTGTGTTCATCACCGATGATGACAAAGAACTTCTTCCCACCTATCTGCGTTTTATCCGGGGGATCATCGATTCCGAGGATCTGCCCCTGAATGTTAGCCGGGAAATCCTGCAGAAAAACAAGATCCTCTCCAGCATCAAGAATGCCTCTGTCAAAAAGATTCTGGGAGAGCTGAAAAAGCTTTCAGAGAAAGAAGAGGAATACAACGGGTTTATCGAGCAGTACAACCGCCCTCTGAAAGAGGGTGTGTATTCGGATTATGCAAATAAAGAAGACCTCATGGAGCTTATCCGGTTCAAGTCTACCTCCGTTGAAGGTTGGACCAGCCTCGCCTCTTATACCGACCGTATGACAGATGATCAGAAATCCATTTACTTCATCACCGGAGACAATGAATCCACCCTGAGAACTTCACCCCTCCTGGAAGCCTACAGAAAGAAGGGCATTGAAGTCTTGATCATGAACGATGACATTGATGAAATTGTGGCTCCCATGATGGGGACATACAAAGAAAAAGAAATGAAGGCTGTCAACAAGAGCGGCAGTACAGATGATTTGAAAACTGATGAGGACAAGGAAAAAGAAAAAACCATCAAGCCTCTTCTGGAGAAGATCAAGGAGATTCTGGGAGACGAAGTCAAAGATGTTATTTCCTCCAGCCGCCTCCATGAATCCCCCAGCTGTATCGTGGCTGATGAGAATGATCCTACCGCCCAGATGCAGCAGATGCTCAAAGCCATGGGTCAGACCGAGATGCCCGAGATCAAGCCTATTCTGGAAGTGAATCCTGATCATGCCATTGTGAAGCAGCTTCAGGGGTCATCGGACAAGGCTCTTCTGGAAGATGTGAGCTTCCTGCTTTTGGGACAGGCTATTCTGGCGGAAGGGGCTCCTCTGAAAGATCCCCATACCTTTGCTCAGAGACTGAACCGGGTCATGGAAAAAGCCCTTTAA
- a CDS encoding cyclic nucleotide-binding domain-containing protein, translated as MNTIVTICSDSIINQGIERVIQNEFPGDYNLRFTDNITDALDILNLELPELTILHLSDKNLDLTFLKEKIMEDSWLHSSGIIGIYDLGRHQEDTLLDQFRSLNLLTLLDYSRIRSHFAKILSIVYANRQLIYQNELADNVLGRFSGAFNISNTDYSVVSVYTGLLSINMVRSGRVSDEDRFKLQMALTELVLNGIEHGNCGISRDERDKRLGEGGSLFELIQEKTLDQDIRRRRVLLEWILSESESRFVIHDDGEGFDVAAYKNSLQNASSDNLRGRGILLSRVVSDRILFNKKGNQVTMIMSHRHLHERLTPAGFSTEEMLIVKPGDIVVRAGDPGDSIFYISSGTYKVVHHGNIVGRITPEDVFLGEMAFLLNRDRSASVIAETMGKLIRIPSKSFIKILKLYPQYGLFLSRLLASRLKRTNEFIVTSLGEKEDEEPKVLTI; from the coding sequence ATGAATACAATTGTAACGATCTGCAGCGACTCCATTATCAACCAGGGAATAGAGAGGGTGATTCAGAATGAGTTCCCTGGTGATTACAATCTCCGTTTCACCGATAATATTACGGATGCACTGGATATCCTGAATCTGGAACTTCCCGAACTGACCATTCTTCACCTTTCGGATAAGAATCTGGATCTGACTTTTCTCAAAGAAAAGATCATGGAAGACTCCTGGCTGCACAGTTCCGGAATCATTGGTATCTATGATCTTGGCCGACATCAGGAAGATACGCTCCTGGATCAGTTCAGGAGCCTGAATTTATTAACCCTCCTGGACTATTCCAGAATCCGTTCCCATTTTGCTAAGATCCTATCCATCGTGTATGCCAACAGGCAATTGATATATCAAAATGAATTGGCAGACAATGTGCTGGGTCGATTTTCTGGGGCCTTCAATATTTCCAATACGGATTATTCTGTTGTTTCTGTGTATACGGGGTTGCTTTCGATCAATATGGTCCGGTCCGGCCGCGTTTCAGATGAGGATCGGTTTAAACTTCAGATGGCACTGACAGAATTGGTTCTTAACGGAATCGAGCACGGCAATTGCGGCATCAGCCGGGATGAAAGAGACAAGCGCCTTGGTGAGGGGGGCAGTCTTTTTGAGCTCATTCAGGAAAAAACACTGGATCAGGATATCCGTCGGCGACGAGTCCTTCTGGAGTGGATACTGTCGGAATCGGAGTCGCGTTTTGTAATTCATGATGATGGAGAGGGCTTTGATGTGGCAGCATATAAGAACTCTCTCCAGAATGCCTCTTCTGATAACCTCAGAGGGCGGGGAATCCTCCTTTCCCGTGTTGTTTCAGACAGGATACTGTTTAACAAGAAGGGAAATCAGGTAACAATGATTATGTCTCACAGGCATCTCCATGAACGATTGACTCCGGCGGGGTTTTCGACGGAGGAGATGCTCATTGTTAAACCGGGAGATATTGTGGTTCGGGCAGGAGATCCGGGAGACTCTATCTTTTATATCTCAAGCGGTACATACAAAGTTGTTCATCATGGAAACATTGTCGGACGGATTACTCCGGAAGATGTCTTTTTAGGAGAAATGGCTTTTTTACTGAACAGAGACCGCAGTGCTTCGGTCATCGCAGAGACAATGGGAAAGTTAATTCGCATTCCCAGTAAATCATTTATTAAGATATTGAAACTCTATCCCCAATACGGTCTTTTTCTGAGTCGGCTTCTCGCGTCCCGGCTGAAGAGGACCAATGAATTTATCGTGACATCTCTGGGTGAGAAAGAAGATGAAGAACCGAAAGTTCTGACCATATAG
- a CDS encoding hemolysin family protein: MISEIIFLIFLFTVSALFSSTETAFTSLSMFQIQTLKKSYSHRSRRVAKLTQRPDVLLTTLLIGNNLANIGATALSTSLTIKILGNNFVGYMTGVLTLFILIFGEVTPKQIALAKNESICIHMAYPIHVMSYIFRPVIWVISGISSLITGMFAGQVKKTFTLDNLLQMVTLGENMGIVESYEKQMVKNVFRINDTPVKGITTRRSEVFCLDKEVYLEDVLQTIIEKDFSRVPVYQDNPEHIIGVILTKDIMKALSSGGTRIKLKELMNEPFFVPETRMVHDLFHQFKNEKMNMAIVLDEYGGLTGIVTKEDIIEEIFGELYDEYEEMENDKILSCENNEWIIQGDTSFYDLHDYLGLDLEHDIKTLTISGYMTEKLGVIPRLGATVRLTEGELKVTRVNHNKIQEIKYKKPE; the protein is encoded by the coding sequence ATGATTTCCGAAATAATATTTTTAATCTTCCTTTTTACTGTATCAGCCCTTTTTTCCTCAACGGAAACAGCCTTCACATCACTATCGATGTTTCAAATCCAGACACTTAAAAAAAGCTACAGCCATAGAAGCCGTCGAGTCGCAAAATTAACACAAAGGCCGGACGTACTTCTAACTACCCTCCTCATTGGCAACAACCTGGCCAACATCGGAGCAACCGCTCTTTCCACTTCTTTGACCATAAAGATCCTCGGGAATAATTTTGTCGGATATATGACAGGAGTGCTTACCCTCTTTATTTTGATCTTCGGAGAAGTAACTCCCAAACAGATTGCTTTGGCAAAAAATGAATCAATCTGTATCCATATGGCCTATCCTATTCATGTCATGTCTTATATATTCCGTCCGGTAATATGGGTGATCTCGGGAATCAGCTCATTGATCACCGGAATGTTTGCAGGACAGGTCAAAAAAACTTTTACCCTGGACAATCTCCTGCAGATGGTCACCTTAGGGGAGAATATGGGCATTGTTGAGAGCTATGAAAAACAAATGGTCAAGAATGTATTCCGTATCAATGATACGCCGGTCAAAGGGATCACAACCCGAAGATCCGAGGTCTTCTGCCTGGATAAAGAAGTCTACCTGGAAGATGTTCTGCAGACGATTATAGAGAAAGATTTTTCCAGAGTTCCCGTCTATCAAGACAACCCGGAACACATAATCGGAGTCATACTGACCAAGGATATCATGAAGGCATTGAGTTCGGGCGGAACCAGGATTAAATTGAAAGAGTTGATGAATGAGCCCTTTTTTGTACCCGAGACCCGTATGGTTCATGACCTGTTTCATCAGTTTAAAAATGAAAAGATGAATATGGCCATCGTTCTTGATGAATACGGCGGTCTCACCGGAATCGTAACCAAGGAAGACATCATCGAAGAAATATTCGGTGAACTCTATGATGAATACGAAGAAATGGAAAATGACAAAATTTTGAGTTGTGAAAACAATGAGTGGATCATTCAGGGTGACACCTCATTCTACGACCTTCATGACTACCTGGGCCTGGATCTTGAACACGACATCAAGACACTGACCATCAGCGGTTATATGACGGAAAAACTGGGAGTGATCCCCAGACTGGGTGCCACCGTGAGACTGACCGAGGGCGAATTGAAGGTCACCCGGGTCAATCACAACAAAATTCAAGAGATTAAATATAAAAAACCAGAATAA
- a CDS encoding phosphatidylglycerol lysyltransferase domain-containing protein has translation MQREKLDYSHRTLLVPFLQKIQTPLSEYCFANLYFFRNTHQYEVLQEGNFYFLSGISYDKQRYLMPLQDLSESEEYARELIRIGREEDYDMIFPVPDEWLGTLEKQDFYNDYREQDSDYLYTVEKMQHYPGRKLHKKRNLLKQYETLYLPHVEELSDDNTSGPLALLDGWQEASTQEMGDSDYYQCREALEKRTQFNLKGAVFYADCEPSGFMIGEAVSPDVFTIHFAKGDIKYKGIYQFMFNRYAEHFCRGFKEINLEQDMGMEGLRKTKRSYLPDRMGIKNRVYFKKKAPVLPEKRNHFPTWDFQI, from the coding sequence ATGCAGCGGGAAAAATTAGATTACAGTCACAGAACATTATTAGTACCTTTTCTTCAAAAGATACAGACTCCTCTGTCGGAATATTGCTTTGCCAATCTTTATTTTTTCAGAAACACACACCAATATGAAGTTTTACAGGAAGGAAATTTTTACTTCCTTTCTGGAATAAGCTATGACAAACAGCGCTATCTGATGCCCTTGCAGGATCTGTCTGAGTCTGAAGAGTACGCCAGGGAACTGATCCGGATAGGGAGAGAAGAGGATTATGACATGATCTTCCCCGTCCCGGACGAATGGCTCGGGACTCTTGAAAAGCAGGATTTTTATAATGACTACAGAGAGCAGGATTCGGACTACCTCTATACAGTCGAGAAGATGCAGCACTATCCTGGAAGAAAACTTCACAAGAAAAGGAACCTCCTCAAGCAGTATGAAACCCTCTATCTTCCCCATGTGGAAGAACTTTCGGATGACAACACAAGCGGACCTCTGGCTCTTCTGGACGGATGGCAGGAAGCATCGACTCAGGAGATGGGGGATTCCGATTACTATCAGTGCCGTGAAGCCCTTGAAAAGCGAACTCAGTTCAACCTGAAAGGCGCTGTATTTTATGCCGACTGCGAGCCCTCAGGTTTTATGATCGGCGAAGCCGTCAGTCCCGATGTTTTTACCATTCACTTCGCCAAGGGTGATATAAAATACAAGGGAATCTATCAATTCATGTTCAACCGTTATGCAGAACATTTCTGCAGGGGTTTCAAAGAGATCAACCTGGAACAGGATATGGGAATGGAGGGGCTGAGGAAGACAAAACGTTCCTACCTTCCCGATAGAATGGGGATCAAAAACAGAGTGTACTTCAAGAAAAAAGCTCCGGTCTTACCAGAAAAAAGGAATCATTTCCCCACCTGGGATTTCCAGATCTGA
- the aspS gene encoding aspartate--tRNA ligase encodes MKRTATCGSLRASDDGKTVLLNGWVHRNRDHGGIHFINMRDRYGETQIVVDEDAPVELATLAGSLKFEYCIAMEGQVRKRPASMVNPDMLTGEIEISVKKIEILNTCHTLPFMIEEETDSNETARLKYRYLDLRSKGMQNRIILRNKVTWAIREFLQKDDFLEIETPTLIKSTPEGARDFLVPSRLHAGKFFALPQSPQLYKQLLMVSGFDKYFQVARCYRDEDARGDRQLEFTQIDIEMSFVSKDDIFAVTEGMMGHVFKESLGVDLPASFERLTYDDAMNLYGSDKPDLRFPLAFHDFAPFVPASEFEVFKGVLKSGGTVKAMVVPGAAADFSRKKISALEETAKTYGAKGLAWMKVTPDGLDGGISKFFTVQANDIKTGLNAKEGDLILLMGANWKTACTSLGAVRSRLGKDLKLIDESQFKFAWIIDFPLFDYNEEEKAWEPAHHMFSMPQHQYLETMESDPGAVKGDLYDLVLNGYELASGSIRVHDPELQQRIFNIVGFPKEIAEERFGFLLESFRYGAPPHGGIAAGVDRLVMIMAGKSSIKEVIPFPKNSAGMSPMDDSPALVDIDQLQDLHLQVVMPKKEI; translated from the coding sequence ATGAAAAGAACCGCTACATGCGGCAGTCTCAGAGCATCTGATGACGGAAAAACCGTTCTCCTCAACGGATGGGTTCACAGAAACCGTGATCACGGCGGCATCCACTTTATCAATATGAGAGACCGCTATGGTGAAACTCAGATCGTTGTGGATGAAGATGCTCCCGTAGAACTGGCAACTCTGGCAGGGAGTCTCAAATTTGAATACTGCATTGCCATGGAAGGTCAGGTCAGAAAAAGACCCGCCTCGATGGTCAACCCGGACATGTTAACCGGTGAAATTGAAATCTCTGTCAAAAAAATAGAAATTTTGAATACCTGCCACACCCTCCCCTTCATGATCGAGGAGGAGACAGACTCTAATGAAACAGCCCGTCTGAAATATCGATACCTTGACCTCAGGTCCAAGGGTATGCAGAACAGAATCATCCTGCGGAACAAGGTGACCTGGGCCATCAGAGAGTTCCTGCAGAAAGATGATTTTCTGGAAATTGAAACTCCCACTCTCATCAAGTCCACACCCGAAGGAGCCAGAGATTTCCTTGTGCCCTCCCGATTACATGCTGGAAAGTTTTTTGCACTTCCTCAGTCTCCTCAGCTCTACAAACAGCTGCTTATGGTCTCAGGTTTCGACAAGTACTTTCAGGTGGCCCGCTGCTACCGTGATGAAGATGCGAGAGGGGACAGACAGCTTGAATTTACACAGATAGACATAGAGATGAGCTTTGTTTCCAAAGATGATATATTTGCAGTGACTGAGGGGATGATGGGACATGTATTCAAGGAATCACTGGGGGTAGACCTCCCTGCGAGCTTTGAACGACTGACCTATGATGACGCCATGAACCTGTACGGATCGGATAAGCCGGATCTCAGATTCCCACTGGCTTTCCATGACTTTGCCCCCTTTGTTCCTGCCAGTGAATTCGAAGTCTTTAAGGGGGTCCTTAAATCGGGAGGAACCGTTAAAGCCATGGTCGTCCCGGGTGCCGCAGCAGATTTCTCCAGAAAAAAAATAAGCGCCCTGGAGGAGACTGCAAAGACCTATGGAGCCAAGGGTCTGGCCTGGATGAAGGTGACACCAGACGGACTGGACGGGGGGATATCCAAATTTTTTACAGTTCAGGCAAATGACATAAAAACCGGACTGAATGCAAAGGAGGGCGATCTGATCCTCCTCATGGGAGCCAATTGGAAAACGGCATGTACCTCATTGGGAGCCGTCCGTTCACGCCTTGGAAAAGACCTGAAACTCATCGATGAGAGTCAGTTTAAATTCGCCTGGATCATAGACTTTCCTCTCTTTGATTACAATGAAGAAGAAAAAGCATGGGAACCGGCACACCATATGTTTTCCATGCCCCAGCACCAGTACCTTGAGACAATGGAGTCTGACCCCGGCGCAGTGAAGGGAGACCTCTACGACCTGGTCCTCAACGGTTACGAACTGGCCAGCGGTTCTATCAGGGTCCATGATCCCGAACTGCAGCAACGGATCTTCAACATTGTAGGATTCCCGAAAGAGATTGCGGAAGAACGCTTCGGCTTCCTCCTGGAATCTTTTCGTTATGGTGCTCCTCCCCACGGAGGAATTGCAGCAGGTGTGGATCGACTGGTGATGATTATGGCCGGCAAAAGTTCCATCAAGGAAGTCATTCCCTTCCCGAAAAACAGCGCAGGGATGTCTCCCATGGACGACAGCCCTGCTCTTGTAGACATTGACCAGCTTCAGGATCTGCATCTTCAGGTGGTCATGCCCAAAAAAGAAATTTAA
- a CDS encoding CBS domain-containing protein, translating to MKILVGHSNMDLDCLGSLVLGRYLYPDAVCVKSRLIHPVAKSLYNLYKGHLDFLPSKDLREMTVDEMIVFDTRSSGRLKEYLEYMPEFRGKMVVYDHHSNDSCDLVNATLVSAAYGSNTTILSLILMEKGVTLNPIDATIALTGIFADTGNFTHENVSLEDFQASSWLMKQGASMKLVSQFLKPMKQDYQISLFHQVLNRLVYKKIHGHTIILSYFEMKEQVSGLASVVEKVFEVENADALFIMFGLEKANKTLIIARSQKETIDVSSILAPWGGGGHTRAASAQLKGKFGEEVYESFLTALTHSLVPAVTALDLMTDLVDTIRDSWSVLDASLFLEKIGHTGAPVLNDSDELVGFMTLRDISKARKSQQMKGPVRSYMTRKVHSCSSDASVKDLESFFLKWNIGHVPVADDRKLMGIVTRTDYLNYLETR from the coding sequence TTGAAAATTCTGGTTGGACACAGCAATATGGACCTGGACTGTTTAGGGTCTCTGGTTTTAGGCAGGTATTTGTATCCCGATGCGGTTTGTGTGAAAAGCAGGCTGATTCATCCCGTTGCCAAATCTCTTTATAACCTTTATAAAGGGCATCTTGATTTTCTCCCATCGAAAGACCTGAGGGAGATGACTGTTGATGAAATGATTGTTTTTGATACCCGCAGCAGCGGCAGGCTCAAGGAATATCTTGAGTATATGCCGGAATTCCGGGGGAAGATGGTGGTCTATGATCATCATAGCAACGACAGTTGCGATCTTGTCAATGCAACCCTGGTTTCGGCTGCATATGGTTCGAATACCACGATTCTCTCTCTTATCCTGATGGAGAAAGGGGTGACTCTGAACCCCATCGATGCAACCATTGCCCTGACAGGGATTTTTGCCGATACAGGAAACTTCACTCATGAAAATGTCAGTCTTGAGGATTTTCAGGCGTCCTCCTGGTTGATGAAACAGGGGGCCAGTATGAAACTGGTCAGTCAGTTCCTCAAACCCATGAAGCAGGATTACCAGATCTCACTCTTCCATCAGGTATTGAATCGCCTCGTCTATAAAAAAATACATGGTCATACAATCATTCTCAGCTATTTTGAGATGAAAGAGCAGGTGAGCGGTCTGGCTTCCGTTGTTGAAAAAGTATTTGAAGTAGAAAATGCGGATGCCCTTTTTATCATGTTCGGCTTGGAAAAAGCCAACAAAACACTGATTATTGCCCGCAGCCAGAAAGAAACGATTGATGTGAGCAGCATCCTGGCTCCCTGGGGCGGGGGAGGGCATACAAGAGCCGCGTCGGCCCAACTCAAAGGGAAATTCGGAGAGGAAGTCTATGAGTCCTTTCTGACGGCGTTGACTCATTCTCTTGTGCCGGCTGTTACGGCCCTTGATTTGATGACCGATCTTGTCGACACCATCCGGGATTCCTGGTCTGTACTGGATGCATCCCTGTTTTTAGAAAAAATAGGTCACACAGGAGCCCCTGTTTTAAATGACAGTGACGAACTGGTCGGTTTTATGACTCTCAGAGACATCAGTAAGGCTCGCAAGTCACAGCAGATGAAAGGTCCTGTGAGAAGTTATATGACCCGCAAGGTTCACAGCTGCAGCAGTGATGCCAGTGTCAAGGATCTAGAATCATTTTTCCTAAAATGGAATATCGGCCATGTTCCTGTGGCTGACGATAGAAAACTGATGGGAATCGTAACACGGACAGATTATTTGAATTATCTGGAAACAAGATAG
- a CDS encoding iron-sulfur cluster assembly scaffold protein: MAKNDLLGGSLWDNYSNKVADRMDHPTYLGLITEAEAEALNARLVIADWGAESCGDAVRLYWAVDKVSDRIVKASFKSFGCGTAIASSDMMVELCIGKTVDEVLEITNLDVEKSLRDDPDTPAVPPQKMHCSVMAYDVIKQAAAIYKGVEKGILDDDEMVCECARVTLKTIQEVIRINDLTTVEEITDYTKAGAFCKSCIRPGGHEQKKYYLVDILKETRAQMDREVEQKKELPFSSRSSFQKMRMIENHFDAEIRPLLHKDGGDVVILDIKDQGESTLVSISYKGACMGCGSALTGTLSFIEQGLKDHVDESIRVSVE, encoded by the coding sequence ATGGCAAAGAATGATCTGCTCGGAGGCTCTCTCTGGGATAATTATTCAAATAAAGTTGCGGATAGAATGGATCATCCGACCTACCTCGGCCTCATCACTGAGGCAGAAGCCGAAGCCTTGAATGCGCGCCTCGTCATCGCTGACTGGGGTGCCGAGTCCTGTGGTGATGCAGTCCGTCTGTATTGGGCCGTGGATAAGGTGAGCGATAGAATAGTCAAAGCCTCATTTAAGAGCTTCGGCTGTGGTACGGCTATTGCATCAAGCGATATGATGGTTGAGCTCTGCATCGGTAAAACTGTGGATGAGGTCCTGGAAATTACCAACCTTGATGTGGAAAAGTCACTTCGGGATGACCCGGATACTCCCGCCGTTCCCCCTCAGAAAATGCACTGCTCAGTTATGGCCTACGATGTGATCAAGCAGGCTGCTGCCATCTATAAGGGGGTTGAAAAAGGAATCCTTGATGATGATGAAATGGTCTGTGAATGTGCCCGTGTTACCTTGAAAACCATTCAGGAAGTCATTCGAATCAACGATTTGACCACGGTGGAAGAGATTACCGACTATACCAAAGCAGGGGCGTTCTGTAAGTCCTGTATCAGACCTGGGGGACACGAACAGAAAAAGTATTATCTGGTGGATATACTGAAAGAAACCAGGGCCCAGATGGATCGGGAAGTAGAACAGAAAAAGGAACTCCCTTTCTCCTCCAGGTCTTCTTTCCAGAAAATGCGGATGATAGAAAATCACTTTGATGCAGAAATCAGGCCTCTTTTACACAAAGATGGCGGAGATGTCGTGATCCTGGACATAAAAGATCAGGGGGAATCGACCCTTGTTTCTATTAGCTATAAGGGGGCCTGTATGGGTTGCGGGAGCGCCTTGACGGGAACCCTTAGCTTCATTGAACAGGGCTTAAAAGATCATGTTGATGAATCTATCCGTGTCTCTGTTGAATAA
- a CDS encoding NifS family cysteine desulfurase, translated as MERIYLDSNATTVVDPLVKQAMEPFFCQMYGNPNSLHRFGTETHPYMSIALDRMYTAIGADDEDDIIINGCATEGNNTVLKGVFMDSLVKGEPCHIITSQIEHPSVLKTCQYLEEAHGVEVTYLPVDKAGLVTLETLKAHLIPGKTTLVSIMWANNETGLINPIKELAEYTKEQGVLFHTDAVQALGKIPVSLKEVPADYLTFSAHKFHGPIGAGGLYIRNSVSITPLLHGGEQMGHKRAGTVNVPFMVGMGLAMELATEHLDFLNKEVGRLRDKLEDAILNLPDTMVIGDRKNRTHNTILASFRGIEGEAFLWDLNKNGIAASTGSACSSEDLEADATFQAMDLDNNLSHTGVRFSLSRFTTEEEIDKSIDVINKTVQRLRAISSTYMGEQ; from the coding sequence ATGGAACGAATCTACCTCGACAGCAATGCGACAACAGTCGTAGATCCTCTGGTTAAACAGGCCATGGAGCCCTTTTTCTGTCAGATGTATGGAAATCCCAACTCACTTCACCGTTTCGGAACAGAAACCCATCCTTATATGAGTATAGCCCTGGATCGCATGTATACTGCCATCGGGGCAGACGATGAAGATGATATTATTATAAATGGATGTGCCACAGAGGGGAACAATACAGTTCTCAAGGGTGTTTTTATGGATTCTCTGGTCAAAGGAGAACCCTGTCATATCATTACCAGCCAGATTGAACATCCCAGTGTTCTGAAAACCTGCCAGTATCTGGAAGAGGCTCATGGCGTGGAGGTCACATACCTCCCCGTCGATAAAGCGGGTCTGGTGACTTTGGAGACCCTGAAGGCTCATCTGATTCCCGGGAAAACCACTCTGGTTTCCATCATGTGGGCGAACAATGAGACCGGTCTGATCAATCCGATAAAAGAACTGGCAGAGTATACAAAAGAGCAGGGTGTTCTTTTTCATACAGATGCCGTCCAGGCCCTGGGGAAAATTCCGGTCAGTCTGAAAGAGGTTCCTGCAGACTATTTGACATTCAGCGCTCATAAGTTCCATGGACCCATCGGTGCAGGAGGCTTATATATCAGGAACTCTGTCTCCATCACTCCCCTTCTTCATGGTGGTGAACAGATGGGACATAAAAGGGCGGGTACAGTGAATGTTCCCTTCATGGTAGGTATGGGGCTGGCCATGGAACTTGCCACTGAGCATCTGGATTTTCTGAACAAGGAAGTGGGGAGACTGCGAGACAAGCTGGAAGATGCCATTCTGAATCTGCCGGACACCATGGTTATCGGTGACCGGAAGAACAGGACTCACAATACAATTTTGGCCAGCTTCAGAGGGATCGAGGGTGAAGCCTTCCTCTGGGACCTGAACAAAAATGGTATTGCCGCCTCGACGGGAAGTGCCTGTTCATCGGAAGACCTTGAAGCGGATGCAACGTTTCAAGCCATGGATCTGGATAATAACCTGTCCCATACCGGGGTTAGGTTCAGCCTGTCCCGATTCACTACAGAAGAAGAAATTGATAAGAGTATTGATGTAATAAATAAGACGGTACAGAGGCTCCGTGCCATTTCCAGTACCTATATGGGAGAACAATAA